One genomic window of Thermodesulfobacteriota bacterium includes the following:
- a CDS encoding DUF1428 domain-containing protein translates to MAKYVDGFVLVVPKGKEAEYEEMAKMGRDSWMKHGALQYFECRGEDLKQQEMADLKSRAFQKMAGANDEENVWFSFIVFESKEHRDEVNKKVMAEMDEAYKDQTDFEMPNDMTKMAYGGFEVVVEG, encoded by the coding sequence ATGGCTAAATACGTTGATGGATTTGTTCTGGTAGTGCCTAAGGGCAAAGAAGCTGAATATGAAGAAATGGCTAAGATGGGCCGGGATTCCTGGATGAAGCATGGTGCGCTGCAGTACTTTGAATGTAGGGGCGAAGATCTCAAGCAGCAGGAAATGGCTGACCTGAAATCACGGGCTTTCCAGAAGATGGCAGGCGCGAACGATGAGGAGAATGTCTGGTTTTCGTTCATTGTTTTCGAATCAAAAGAGCACCGCGATGAAGTAAACAAAAAGGTCATGGCAGAAATGGACGAGGCCTATAAGGACCAAACCGATTTTGAAATGCCTAACGATATGACGAAGATGGCGTACGGTGGGTTTGAAGTAGTGGTTGAAGGTTAG
- a CDS encoding VOC family protein yields the protein MSAIDSNLKRMDNVAIVVESLDEVIAFFSELGMKLEGRAMVEGEWAGRVTGLGDQKVEIAMMVAPDGHSRLELSRFLAPAVVADHRDAPVNSLGYLRTMFTVKDIDDTVARLQEHGAKLVGEIVQYEDSYRLCYVRGPERILIGLAEELKAKSESLS from the coding sequence ATGAGCGCAATAGACTCGAATCTGAAAAGAATGGACAATGTCGCTATCGTGGTGGAGTCGCTGGATGAGGTGATCGCGTTTTTCAGCGAGCTGGGGATGAAGCTTGAGGGGCGGGCGATGGTTGAAGGGGAGTGGGCTGGGCGTGTCACAGGTCTGGGCGACCAGAAGGTTGAGATCGCCATGATGGTTGCTCCGGATGGGCACAGCCGTCTGGAATTGTCGCGGTTTCTGGCACCGGCAGTGGTTGCCGACCATCGCGATGCGCCGGTTAATTCGCTTGGCTACCTGCGCACAATGTTTACTGTGAAAGATATTGATGACACGGTGGCGCGGTTGCAGGAGCATGGGGCAAAGCTGGTCGGTGAGATAGTGCAGTATGAGGATTCGTACCGGCTGTGTTATGTGCGCGGGCCGGAGCGGATTTTGATTGGATTGGCGGAGGAGCTCAAAGCTAAATCTGAGAGCTTGAGTTAA